The following proteins come from a genomic window of Lolium rigidum isolate FL_2022 chromosome 5, APGP_CSIRO_Lrig_0.1, whole genome shotgun sequence:
- the LOC124656419 gene encoding BTB/POZ domain-containing protein At3g08570-like, translated as MGLAGDNAGFPFSAKLSAAPSPRFCNPMSRRIFSDVAGDITVLVDGQSFLLHKFPLVSRCGRIRRMVADSKDPDLSKLELVNVPGGALAFELAAKFCYGSNFEITTVNVAHLRCIAEYLEMTEDYQDENLIVRTEMYLNDLVVKNLEKSLEVLCACDGLDPMVEEVGFVDRCVDAIAMNASKEQLVSGLAHLECDAGSGKLRMHCQDWWVEDLSALRIDYYQRVIAAMRRSGVRPESIGTSIVHYAQTALKCIERRHVWDSGPLVGDNQRVIVETLINLMATEKITAVTLSFLFGMLRMAIEVDAGLDYRIEVEKRIGLHLEMASLDDLLIPSMQTSDSMFDVDTVHRILVNFLQRIEEDDSGDSSPCGYESDGLKSPSHSSVLKVGRLMDGYLAEIAPDPYLKLQKFMTLIELLPDYARIVDDGLYRAIDIYLKAHPSLTESECKKLCKLIDCQKLSQDASSHAAQNDRLPMQMVVRVLYFEQLRLKSSFSGGHGHSGGGEYCSFSQRITMPMSGSGVPSSCVSPRAAGAADSYASLRRENRELKLEVSRMRVRLTELEREQGMMKQGMRDGRPGEHGRAFLASISRGIGRMAMFGPSGERRKKSSRATASSHCSEGKSRRRKKTSVTYA; from the exons ATGGGGCTGGCCGGCGACAACGCCGGGTTCCCTTTCTCCGCCAAGCTCTCCGCCGCCCCCTCGCCGCGCTTCTGCAACCCTATGAGTAGGAG GATATTTTCAGATGTTGCTGGGGATATAACGGTGTTGGTGGATGGCCAATCCTTTCTACTCCATAAG TTTCCTTtagtctctcggtgcggaagaatACGAAGAATGGTAGCTGACTCCAAGGATCCAGATCTCTCAAAACTGGAGCTTGTAAATGTACCAGGGGGAGCATTAGCATTTGAACTTGCTGCCAAGTTCTGTTATGGGAGTAACTTTGAGATAACTACAGTCAATGTAGCTCATCTCCGGTGCATTGCAGAATATTTGGAAATGACAGAAGACTATCAAGACGAGAACCTCATCGTTCGGACAGAAATGTATCTGAATGATCTTGTAGTGAAGAACCTTGAGAAATCCTTGGAAGTTCTTTGTGCGTGCGATGGCTTGGATCCAATGGTGGAGGAGGTCGGATTTGTCGATAGGTGTGTCGATGCAATTGCGATGAATGCAAGCAAGGAGCAGCTGGTTTCAGGCTTGGCTCACTTGGAATGTGATGCGGGATCCGGGAAGTTGCGGATGCACTGCCAGGACTGGTGGGTTGAGGATCTTTCTGCTCTAAGAATCGACTACTATCAACGAGTCATCGCAGCAATGAGGAGAAGTGGGGTGAGGCCAGAGAGCATTGGTACTTCTATTGTGCACTACGCGCAAACAGCTCTGAAGTGCATCGAAAGGCGGCACGTGTGGGATTCTGGTCCACTTGTTGGAGACAACCAAAGAGTGATTGTGGAAACTCTCATCAACTTGATGGCAACTGAGAAGATCACAGCTGTTACCCTTTCGTTCTTGTTCGGCATGCTGAGAATGGCAATAGAGGTTGATGCAGGGCTAGATTACAGGATCGAGGTCGAGAAAAGGATCGGCCTCCATCTCGAGATGGCGTCGCTTGATGATCTTCTCATCCCGTCGATGCAAACGAGCGACTCCATGTTCGACGTCGACACTGTCCATCGCATATTGGTGAACTTCTTGCAAAGGATTGAGGAGGATGATTCCGGAGACTCATCACCCTGCGGATACGAGTCCGATGGGCTCAAGTCTCCGAGCCACAGCTCGGTGCTGAAGGTCGGAAGACTAATGGATGGTTATCTTGCAGAAATAGCACCAGATCCATACCTGAAACTGCAGAAGTTCATGACTCTCATCGAATTGTTGCCGGATTATGCTCGTATTGTTGACGACGGACTGTACCGAGCCATCGACATATACCTAAAG GCACACCCATCTCTGACGGAGTCCGAGTGCAAGAAGCTGTGCAAGCTGATCGACTGCCAGAAGCTGTCGCAGGACGCGTCGAGCCACGCGGCGCAGAACGACCGTCTCCCGATGCAGATGGTGGTGCGCGTGCTCTACTTCGAGCAGCTCCGCCTCAAGTCGTCCTTCTCCGGCGGGCACGGccactccggcggcggcgagtacTGCTCCTTCTCCCAGCGGATCACGATGCCGATGAGCGGCAGCGGCGTGCCGAGCTCGTGCGTGTCGCCGCGCGCGGCTGGCGCCGCGGACAGCTACGCGTCGCTGCGgcgggagaaccgggagctgaaGCTGGAGGTGTCGCGGATGCGGGTGCGGCTGACGGAGCTGGAGAGGGAGCAGGGGATGATGAAGCAGGGGATGCGGGACGGCCGCCCCGGGGAGCACGGCCGCGCGTTCCTGGCGTCGATATCGAGGGGGATCGGGCGGATGGCCATGTTCGGCCCGTCtggggagaggaggaagaagagctcgCGGGCGACGGCGAGCTCTCACTGCTCGGAAGGGAAgagccggaggaggaagaagacgtcgGTGACATACGCCTAG